CGCAAAAGAAAAAAGTTGACGGATTTGTCCCACAATATTCACAGGAACGAACGCAGGAAAGGCGAGATCGACGCATACCGTGGGAGAAGAAGCTGGGCAGGTCGGTGTCGCGAGCACGGCGTCGGCCCACGGCGTCGGCATCCTTGTACTCGCCGTtggtgtcgtcgtcgtcgtcggagcggCGGGCCTCCTTGCCCTGGGTGCTGCAAAGGTGACGGACGGCGGCCGGGCTTAGCGCGCAGTAGGCAACGGGCGCGCCGGTGGCCGACGGCTCGGCGAGCATCTTCTTGAGGTTTGCCAGGGTGGGACCGCTGCTAGCGACGGCGGAAGCCatggatctctctctctctctctcgcctgTGAAAGTGTGAAAGTGATTTTGGATTCTTttgactgaggaggaggaggaggagcggaaTGGAGGGTTTTTGAAGGAAGGGCTTTCTTGGGGAAGGGATGGAGAAGGGGTTAGAAGGTTCTGGAGAGCTCCGGATGGGTCTCGAGTCTTCCAGAACCACAGCTTTAGGATTCGTGTTTGTTGATGTACGATCAGGGGCTACAAGGCACAAACTGCATAGCAAAATCATGAACAAGAAGTGGGTCATTCATGAAGTTCAGTTGCTGTGGCTCTAGCACTGCATAACAAGGCACAAGTCATATGGCAGTGAACTATGTAAGACGAAGGAAAATGGTTGGATTGTTTTTTGGGGCTTTGTGTTTCTCATGTGGTGCAATATCAACTTAAAAGCACAATGAGATTTAAATTAGAGTGAAATGTTGAAACGGATCGTTTGAAAAAATTAAGTAAATCTCTATCTTCTTTGAAAGGCGATGGAATGACTACTGTGGCCAAGCCTTCAACAAAAATCCTGATCATAATACAGAGAAGCATCAGTGTGAAATAGAACTACCCTTAAGTTACAAAGAACAGCAATGGTTTCTTAAAAGATATAAGGGTTCAGAGAATTACAACATTTACAGCGTTAGTTTATATGACGGAAATTTCTCAGAAATAATATGCGGAAGTTCAAGCTTGAATTTGCTCTTCTTGAAAAAATATCCTAAATAATCAATTTGAGATAATAACTGGTGTTCAGGGACTATTATTTGAATTTCATAGTAACTTTTCCAATACAAAATTATAACCATTCACCTTGATTGTACTTGTAGGACAGAATAACTATGACCGAATAGTGTAAAATCCAACCATCAGTGAGGTTACCTTCTCATGGCATTTGTGTGGTATTAAAAACCGAAAATAATAGTCTTGTAGGCTGATTTTGTTGTTTCATGAAATATAAATCTGCAGTCTAAAAGTTCCACATATGACAGTCATTGGACCAACGGATAGGAGGATTGTACCTAATCCAAGTCCAACAACGTGCAAGCAGCTTCTGCCGTGGCATGGGCTGATCCCAAAGCTGCAAATGATTAGTAATTTTCCCAAATCTCACTTGTAAATGATTATATGACTTTTCAGTAAATCTAAGCTATCTCAAAGGAAAAAATCATAAATATGAGAGTAACTTGTATCTGTATCCATAAAAACACTTAGCACAACCCTCCATTTCACTGGTATGTTTGTTGAACCTGAATATATTTACACGACCAAACATATAGGTCAGTCTCCTTTAGGGCCAGCTGTGGATGCGTATTTTAGTGGATATCAACGGATTAATTAGACCACATCTAGAAGTAGGTCAATTCAAGTGGGTTGTAAGCACCGGTAGGGTTGATTTATTAAAAAAAAATAGACATAGGTATATCAGCTAGAATCTGAAGCAATTATTCAAAGGTACAAAATCTACTTGAAATCCCAATTTAGTTAACAAACTGAGGAACTCGGTATCACAATTATCAGTACTAAGATATACATGTGAATCAAATTTGGCATGTAACCTATATCAGAACAATGAAATATGTAGCATTGTGCTAGCTAATTGCAATGATAATTTTGCCAGCCAGTAGAAGTCCTAAAAGGAACACGCGTATGGTAGCACAATCATAGCTATAGATGAATCTGATTCAACCTGGAATCTATAACATAAACAATCAAATATGTAGCACTGCTTTATCTAATTTCAAAACAAAATTGCCAATTAGTTCCGGTGTACATCCAAATATAACCAGTTAGTACCTAGAACCTAAACACGGCGTAACAAATGAAGGTACCATACTACATGGGAACTGTGACCTTGCGGTAATTGTACCGAAAACTTGATGCAAAGAATAAGTTTGCTGTGatcaactcaagtataaaatagaCATAATCTATGTACTTTGTTTTGTTTGTGATTTGATACAAATAAGCACATTTGCATAGCTAACTCACATGACACCCTGAAATCCATGGGGTCAGTTCGGCTGATCAGAATAGTGCCAACCCTGCATAAGTGAAAATCAAAAATCTGAAGATCAAACAACACAAAAAATATTCACATCTATACTGTAGTATGAAAGCACTGTCAATATATTTAAAAAGCTAAGAAAAAAATGAGCTAAACTAATATATCCAGACCTAACTGCAACCTATTACATATGTGATGTTTGCGAATCCTAGCATGTAAATTTGAAATTTAACGCTCCCACATATGTAAACAACTCGTTGGAAATTCTTCTAGGAAACAGTAGGCCAATCGAGATTGTGAAGAAGCAATGGACCTTAGAAGTGGAGGTTTATACATGGAAATAACAACATGTTTTTCATTCTCAGCTAAATCAGAATTCAAAAAACCAACTATGGCCTATGGTCTAACTAAAAAAcgaatggaaatatcaaaaagcaACATACACATATTGGTGGCCATCTTTCAGTTTTAGTTTCTTCCCACGATTGGAAAGGGCAAAGGAGAACAAAATCATGCCTAGATTTTTTTATATTGTCTAAAAGGAACAACCAACTTTATAAATGGTAAAAGAATTATGCATGAAACGAAAATATATAGTCCATCCAATGATCAATAAGACCAGAAATCAAAATTTCACAAACAGGAGAGTAACACTAACATTAATATAAACAACGAGATTTCATTCAATGATGCGCTCTAGGATAATGAAAAATGTTTATTAAGTTCCGAGGATGTATGAAAGATGAATATTGAAAGAAATTCTAGCCTCAACAGAATATAAACATATTTATAACCTTAGCAATGATAAAACCACATAGCAAGAGAAATAAATTAGTTTCCATTACCCTGCATAAATGTTGAATTTTCGGTGGGGAGAAGGAACATGAATCATGACCTTGGGATGAAGATAAAAAATTAGCTTGTAGTTGTATTCTACCATTCCATGTCCACTCTTCATCACCACGTTGGTGACACCCCAAGCTTGTAGGCACACTATCATTGCTCCACAACCATGGCTCCTACATTTCTTATCATCCTCCCAGAATTGCGTCTTCTCATGACCagagtccaaaagtgttaagtaaTCACAGGCTCATATTATGTAGCCTAAATCATCCCTGAAAATTTCAAGGAAACCAAGAGGTAGCTCAACCCCATATGAAAACCTACGatagaaaaaaagaaatagaaagagTAAGAACTAAAGAGGAAAAGAGAAGAAACATACAAAATCTCACCTGCGCAAAatgatgaaaggtgttgccagaTACCCACCAGCGAGGTCAACACTTCTTTGACGATGCTCCCACCCCAAGATCTCCCTTGGTTGCTCCCTGGTGCTTCATTCGCGTTTGAGGACACCGATGCTTATCTTTTGTTGTATTTGTTGTTTGTAAGTTGTTCGTCAACATCATTGTAAAACCTGGCTATGAGGCTTTAATAATTTAAAGCTAGACACTCATTAACCTTCTATCCGATAGAAAGATCTAAGGAGTGAGCTCCCGAGTTGCCCCCGCGTGGCGGCCGGGAGAAACCCTAAAAACCGTGCGGCCGCCACCCccctctccctcgccgccgccggggggcgcggccaggcaaagactggtcggcggcggcggggactTCTCGTCCTCTCGCGCCTGGGGGTTGGACGCGGGTCTCCCTCATCGGGCCAGGGCGCGGCCCTCTCGTCGGGGGCCTCCGCTCGACGGCGGCACGACGAGCGACAAGGTGGTGGTTCACTCCCCGCTCGGGCGGCGAGAGCCGCGGGCGGTGTGGCCGAGGGCGGTGGTGAGCCATGCAGGCGGCGGAGGGAAACTCTAGGTCCTCTTCTCCTCGCGACCACCGGCGGTGGGGGCTAGCGTTTCGGCTGCGGCGTTGCCCAGGCATGAGCGGTGTCTCCGGACTACGCGATCTCCGCTTGGTGTCTCCGGCGGTAACCTTGGCCAGCATGGGATGGTCGCCGGCGTGGgggcccgacctgaataaaggcggaggtcctagggtctctgggcgaagatgaagacctaccTGAGGCCTGCCCTtcttgatctggccggagtgttcaGTTTTGTTAGGCACcatcggcgaatgtaacagtgcttctattgcctggagtttgccgaatcggtggtattcggtcatgcgcacccatgcttttattccgaccgtttggttctggagggagctgcgcgaagctctgttctgttttgacatcaagtgacatttagtccatggtgaagtcagaagaagagaatatcatgaaggctgaAGGACTAGCTAAGGAAGGTTCAAGTCTCTGCACTGTTGAGGGACttgttggtgttccgggcttcgtaacagtggtatgaaagtgggggcggcatcacatgtgaagttcagagtcttatctttcagggtgaaaatccaaggtctggccttaactcgttgtgcctggcaatttccttgttgaaggcattgttttgagagcgaggaCTATCTTGAggatgaaaacctaagatctttgatcaggcgatgacggcgctggtgcactattcccttcttggaggcgtcgcttttggagagtctgaatttcaggtgttgtcttggcggtggatgtattgttgttggtAAGGCTAGGATATTTTagcgcgggacttttatttcatagttttctttttctcttttttgttttgtgcatctgtaatgccaTTAGGGtactgcgttgttgcagaggctgagtgTAATTGGTTAACCTTCTATCCAAAAAGATTGTTGAACTAGGTGAGATCGGTGCAATAATGTACCACTATGTTGGTTACAATTTTTCTCTAACCGTACATTATTATAAAGTTTGCATTGAACGCCGGATATGCTCAATTTATTTGATGTCCACATTTGTCATTTTTAAAATAAATAGCATCGTATCAATATTTTTTTTCCGTTATACTGACCCAATTTGTGTCTTCTTTTTTATACATGGTTTGTGACCGACTCAAAATAAATTTAAATGCTTGTATATAAAAGTAATATGTATGTATGCATGAACATAAGGATAATAAAATATGTATGCGCTTATACTTGATAAACTACCATCAGATCATGTGTGTATGGTTGTGTATGCAATGCACTCCTAAATTTGAAGGGAAAACTAATTAGAAAAGAGTTTTGAAGTCCCCAAAATATATAGGCTCaattgatcatgcacaacaataaTATTGTTTGCTAAATCTCCTATTGTATAGTAGAATTTAATATGTTCGTAGATAAATTATTTCAGGAGAATAACAATATGGATTTTAAATTGGCTCATGATTAAAAAAATGATAAAATAAAGGAGTACAACGCATTAGAGAACACCTTAGGAGTATGTATGTGTATACCTTCAGAGTATGATAAGATAAAAGAACACATCACATGGCTGTTGCATACATTCAGTAACCTTAAGGGTATGTGTATACCTTCATTTTTGGAGAACCGTCTTGCAAAGTTAGCACCATGAATGAAAACTAAAATAACACTAATTTCAGTATATAAACAATGAATGGATATCTAAAAAAATCTATCAACTGGAATTAATAGGAACAACTCTGAGCTCTCATGGAAAAATACCTTGAGAAAGGAAAGGAACCTGCACTATGTGAATTCAAGAGAGAGAAGGAACTTTCATATGAACAAATAGCAGCTAACTATGGCGATGTAGTGTTCTGTAAGGCTCACCTGATAAAATCAAAACACTGCATTTCCCTGCTTCCATGGTGAACACTGCCGAGTTGCAAACATGGCAAATGCATAGCTCAGTAAATGAAAAGATCCAATGGTTCATCACCACTAAGATTCAGTGGTTTAGCTCGTCACCAAAATCTCTAGCTTTACATTGCCCCAAAAGTAATTTGTGCAACAGCTACAAACCGCAAATAATACTGGAAGCACAACTGACATAGCACTATCACCATGAATATACAAGTGCAAGTACATTAATTTCATCTTGGTTTATCACTGCAAAATTTAGAACTAACAGGCCCAATTGTTTTATCTGCAGACAATGTTGCGGAAATCAATATTGTTTGTGATCCATTTCACCACCGTTATATGCCTGTTCACAGCTCGTAAATTGTTGCTCAAGATTCAAGAAAACACCGCAACCACAAACTTGAACAGTTTCTGTTCTTCCAGGATAAACGGAAGCATTTCACAATTCACAAAGTACCTAGTGAGCACTAACGATCAGTAACATTTATCACTAAAGCACGAGGAAACTAAAATACTACATTTCCCTGGATCCAAGGTGAACACTGCCCAGTTGCAAACATGGCAGATAAATAGCCCAGTAGATAAAAAAGTTCCAATGGTTCATCACCACTAAGATTCAGTGGTTTAGCTCGTCACCAAAATCTCCGAGATTAGCTTCACATTGCCCCAGAAGTAGTGTGTGCAACAGGTTAACAGCAAGAAACCACAACTAATACAGGAAGCACAACTTGTTTAGCACTATCACCATAAATATACAAGTGAAAGTATTTTAATTTTATCTTGATTTATCACCACAAAATTTTAAACGCACAGGCCCAATCAAAATATGTTTGATCTGCAGACAAAGTTGAGGAATTGTGATCAAGAGAACGTCACACCTACAAACGTGTACAGTTACTGTTCTTCCAAGAAAATGAACACAGGATAAACGCAAGCATTTCTCATAACAGTGAGCTACAACAATCGTCCAGCGACTCCAGTCACATTTTCTAAAGCACGAGGAAACTAACAAATTTCTTGACCAATTTCAGCAACAAAGCAGTCCATCAAGTTGAAATCAAAATAGTTCATGACCAATTTCACCACCAAAGCAGTTCGAAATCAACAAAGTTCTTGACCAATTTCACCACCACTCGATCAGATCTGAGCTACGAAAGACGATCACAGAAGCTAAAACATCAACAAGGCGTCTCTCAACTCCACTAGCACCGGCCCTTCCATtagcactactactactactactaggaaaGTAGGAATCTAGGACTCACGATCGATTCATCTCCCTCCCTACTCGACGGCGATCTGGAACACGTCCTTGCGCTCCTCCTTCTTGAGCTTGGGCACGGTCACCATGAGCACGCCGTTCTTCATCTCGGCCTTGATCTTGTCCATCTTGTACGCGTTGGCGTGCAGCTCGATGCGGCGGTTGAACCTCGGCACCGCGGCGTCTTCCTTGTCACCGTCCCAGGCATCCTTCTCGCCCTCCCCCTTGATCACCAGGATGTTCTTCTCCGCCGACACCTTGACGTGCTCCTTCCCGAACCCCGGCATCGGCACCTTCAGGTACaccgcctcgtcgtcctccttCGCCACCGACCACCCGCACTGCGCCGTGGAGGAGAGGCCGCCCAGACCAGGAGCAGCGACCGCGTCCTCCATCAGACCCAGCAGACGGCGCAGGCTCGTCGGCGCGCCGAACCGGTCGAACACGTCTGAAGAATTAAGAACGCAAAAGAAGAAAGTTGACGGATTTGTCCCACAATATTCACAGGAGCGAAGGCAGAGAACAGACGCAAGAAAAGCGAGGTCGACGCATGTCACGCATACCGTGGGAGAAGAAGCTGGGCACCAGGTCGGAGTCGCGAGCACGGCGGCGACCCGCGGCGTCGGCATCCTCCTGCTCGCCCTtggtgtcgtcgtcgtcgtcgttggaGCGGCGGGCCTCCTTGCCCTGGGTGCTGCAGAGGCGACGGACGGCGGCCGGGCTGAGCGCGCAGTAGGCCACGGGCGCACCGGTGGGCGACGGCTCGGCGAGCAGCTTCTTGAGGCTGGCCAGCGCGGGATCAGCGCAAGCGACGGCGGTAGCCatggatctctctctctctcttttctcttTCTCTCTTGTGATTTTGGATTCTTGTGACTGAGGAGGAGGAGCGGAATGAAGGGGGGTTTTGAAGGCGTCGCCTTTCTTGGGCAAGGGGATGGGGAAGGGGTTAGAAGGTTCTGGAGAGCTCCGGATGGGCCTCGAGTCTTCCAGAACCATGGCTTTAGGATTCGTGCTGGCTGCTGTAGGTGCCATGGACTACAGTATGATTTCTTGGGGAAGGGGATGGAGAAGGGGTTAGAAGGTTCTGGAGAGGACTGGAGGAGCCTAGAGTCTTCAGGAAGGAGTACCGCTATCATTTGTGTTGGTTACGATCAAAGATCACTCGATCAGTGCCATTGATGGTACGGTTATTCTCCTCTTCTTTCATATGCTCGGACGAGCAATGGGCCAATGGCCAAATTGCCTGATTAGTGTTTGAAAAGTTTTGACGACTTGCCACCTTTTTGAAAGAGATGAAGCTCAAATGCGTGCTTAGTGATTTTACACTTCCTTAATAACAAGTCGCTATGAATACTTCCACGTTACTGATGATTGAGAGTTCCCAATTAATGTTCACTTGTACAAATATGGCACTGGCTTAATTACCTACACAATGCAATGACATTCATCTCTTAGCACTTCACTAGTTTCGATCATGGAATATCACAGTCGAATTGACAGTGCGGCTGATTACTAGACTCCAAAACAAGGCACAAACTGCACGGCAAAATCATGAACAAGCAATGGAGCATTCATGAAGTTCAGTTGCTATGGCTCTATCTAAGAACAGGTGCTGAATGTTATTGCTCCCATTGTTTGCACAAAGTTTCACCAAACAAATATTTCATTTAACTACAACAAGGCCAAGAAATCATTCGATCAAATAGGGTGCAGTGCCATATAGATATCTCCAACTACTAGACAGTAGCATTTGCTTCTAACTTGTCCGCAACTTCAAAGGCCTGCAAGACACAGGGGCGACTCTGGGCTTCCATGAAATGCTGTCCACTGTCAGGTTGACCAATATGCTACGCTAGCCCATCCTGCAGCCAACATGCACAGAGCACAATCAGTCATTGTAAATAATTTTATTGAACATGACACATCATAATCCCAAGTTCAAGCTATACATCACAAGAGCGAAAAGAAATAAGCTGTTGTAGCTCAAACTAAAATCACATATTGCCGTCTTTCACATTCAAATTGACTACCAAGCTGCAAGGGCACAATAATACTGTGAGCCTTGCATTATTCACAAAATCTCACGATTCATTAAATCATGGATTAAGAAAAGAGAAGCTAGTAGAACAGATTCCTCCATTTCTTCAACGGAGGACTGTTGCTCCGATACAGGAGGATTGATTCAGCTCCCCTATATATGAAGCATGTCGAGAGCCTCGACCATCTTCCTTGTATCAGTACATAGGAACTTCATAGTTCATAATCTAGGTTGGCAGAATGAAGATAACACTTTTTGAGGCGGACCATGCTCCAACACACAAACTTGTAAGAAAAGGAATTGAATTTACAACTAATAACTTTGTAGTAACACTGCACCGACAACTAATAACTTGCATAAGAGATCTTATTTAATGATTGAAAGGAAGGGAGGTACATACTTTCTCTTTCTGCCACCCATAACATTTCTCATGTCGTTCTTTGGGTTATTGGTGCCAGGAGTTCCTATAAACTGCATGGGGGGCATTGCAG
This Lolium perenne isolate Kyuss_39 chromosome 1, Kyuss_2.0, whole genome shotgun sequence DNA region includes the following protein-coding sequences:
- the LOC139829665 gene encoding 26.2 kDa heat shock protein, mitochondrial-like; translation: MATAVACADPALASLKKLLAEPSPTGAPVAYCALSPAAVRRLCSTQGKEARRSNDDDDDTKGEQEDADAAGRRRARDSDLVPSFFSHDVFDRFGAPTSLRRLLGLMEDAVAAPGLGGLSSTAQCGWSVAKEDDEAVYLKVPMPGFGKEHVKVSAEKNILVIKGEGEKDAWDGDKEDAAVPRFNRRIELHANAYKMDKIKAEMKNGVLMVTVPKLKKEERKDVFQIAVE